In the Oceanibaculum indicum P24 genome, GCCCCACTGGCAATGGCCGGCGTTGGAGCCTGGGCCTCGCCAGCCCCTGTCCCGCCAGCCTCTGTCACGCGAACCGCGCGCACGCCCTTCAGCTTCTCGATGGCGCGGACGATCTCCGCGCTCGACTTGCCGGCGATGGCTTCACGGCGCAACGTCACCACACCGTCCTGTACGCTTACCGCCTCGGCGGGCAAGGCAAAGTCGCGTTCCAGCACCGCCGAGACATAGCCTGCCAGGAACACATCCTGGCGCGCCGGAAGGTCGGTCTGTGCCGATGCCGGCAGCGAGGGGCCAAGGAGGGCCGCCGCACCAAGCAGGCCGGAGAGGAGGAGGGGGCGGAAGAGCTTGCGGTCGGCGGGTGGATGCATGGAGCGCTCCATCACTAGGATTCAGAGGTCACGCAAGAAGGGCCGGCGCGGGGCCGACCCTTCGCGTCGAAGTCCTGTCCGCCGAGGCAGGGGGGATGGGGGGAGGCGGACGCTTCGACCAAGTGTAAACCTGTGCGGCGGTTAATCCACCTTCACATCGTCATCATCGGTCAGCGCACCGGCCGCGGCACCGCCGGCACCACCGATTACAGCGCCGGTCACCCAGCTGCCGGTCATCAGGCCGATAGCGCCACCGGCCGCGGCACCCATGGCACCGCCGGACAGCGCGCGCTGCTCCTGCTTGTTCATGCTGGAACAGGCCGACAGGGCCACCAGCGCCAGCGCCGCCATGGTGCCGGCAAGGGTCCGCCGCACCGCCGTGCCGCGCGTGGGTTCAGTCTTCTCGGTCCGAATGGGGGTCATGCTCATATCACCCTCCTCCTGTGAACTGGGGCCCACGCGATGGCTCTTCGGATGCGGGGGCGTCAGGAATGAAACGCGATGGTGGCGCGACGGTTCCCGAAAACTTCACACGGTCTGTCACGGGGGGCTCTATCGCGGCGTATCGCAAGCCGCTAAAGTTCCTGCCAAACGCGCAGCGCCAGGGAGGAAATCATGGCCGCCACCGATCCCAACCGCGTCATCCTGACCGGGGAGAATCCCTTCATCCGCCTCAGCCACAAGGATGGCGATGCGAACAGCACGGATGCCAGCTTCTGGCGTCTCTATTTCAGCCCAATGGGGCCGGGGCATGTGCTCTATCTGAAGAGCGAGCTGACCGAGGACCGCTGGGAAATCTATTCCGACAATATCGCGCTGG is a window encoding:
- a CDS encoding glycine zipper domain-containing protein, yielding MSMTPIRTEKTEPTRGTAVRRTLAGTMAALALVALSACSSMNKQEQRALSGGAMGAAAGGAIGLMTGSWVTGAVIGGAGGAAAGALTDDDDVKVD